One genomic region from Clostridium saccharobutylicum DSM 13864 encodes:
- a CDS encoding methyl-accepting chemotaxis protein: MLRTIKGKLYFLVSILIIAIICIGANLLFALKDVNSQSTLISSRIVPKVIYSEELSTMASDFRILEYEHIIAQDDNTMSTKENDMEAKKKEIEDVFSKYKQTISSDEGQKLFDAAEKDWSDYLVLHKQVRELSRSLKTDDAMAIMNTKSKDAFAATSDSLLKLVKYNKNNASSTSAEGDAVYSRSVKINIIAIVLVSVIGIGLSIFMIQSIRKSLKTLKRELDELSEKGGDLTKDIVVSSKDEINDLAFSINKFIRNLRNIVTSVSESTDNIEAVVSEIEVNMNNLNENIEQVSANTEELSATMEETAASAEEMSATSEEIRSAVETIAQKSQEGAIKAGEINQRATDMRGNVQASQKRSGEVYMETKAELEKAIESSKVVDKINVLSDSIMEITSQTNLLALNAAIEAARAGEAGKGFSVVAEEIRKLAEESTNAVAEIQSITSNVTKSVENLSENANKLLDFMETDVARDYSNIVDISEQYSKDADFIDSLVSNFSATSEELLASLGSVLEAIDSVASAASEGAGGTTDIAVRVSQVSDKSNIILKEAHSSKENADKLRGEISKFKI, from the coding sequence ATGTTGAGAACAATTAAAGGTAAATTGTATTTTTTAGTATCAATTTTAATAATTGCTATTATTTGTATTGGTGCTAATTTATTATTTGCTTTAAAAGATGTAAACAGTCAATCTACACTAATTTCTAGCAGAATTGTACCCAAAGTTATATATTCAGAGGAATTGAGTACCATGGCTTCAGATTTTAGAATCCTTGAATATGAGCATATTATTGCTCAAGATGACAATACAATGTCTACAAAAGAAAACGATATGGAAGCAAAGAAAAAAGAAATAGAAGATGTTTTTAGTAAATATAAACAGACTATATCTAGTGATGAGGGGCAAAAACTATTTGATGCTGCTGAAAAAGATTGGTCTGATTATTTAGTTTTACATAAACAAGTTAGGGAATTAAGTAGAAGTTTAAAAACAGATGATGCAATGGCAATAATGAATACAAAGTCAAAAGATGCTTTTGCTGCAACTTCTGATTCTTTATTGAAATTAGTAAAATATAATAAAAATAATGCTAGTAGTACTAGTGCAGAAGGTGATGCAGTATATTCTAGATCTGTCAAAATAAATATAATTGCAATAGTGTTAGTTAGTGTTATTGGAATAGGGCTTTCAATATTTATGATTCAATCTATAAGAAAATCATTGAAAACTTTAAAAAGGGAATTGGATGAACTTTCAGAAAAGGGTGGAGATTTAACAAAGGATATAGTTGTTTCGTCTAAAGATGAAATCAATGATCTTGCATTTAGTATAAATAAATTTATTCGTAATTTAAGAAATATTGTTACATCTGTTAGTGAAAGTACTGATAATATCGAAGCAGTTGTAAGTGAGATTGAAGTTAATATGAATAACTTAAATGAAAATATAGAACAGGTATCTGCAAATACAGAGGAACTATCTGCAACTATGGAAGAAACAGCAGCTTCTGCAGAAGAAATGTCTGCAACATCTGAGGAGATAAGAAGTGCTGTTGAAACAATTGCTCAAAAATCGCAAGAAGGAGCAATTAAAGCGGGGGAAATAAATCAAAGAGCTACAGATATGAGAGGGAATGTACAAGCTTCACAAAAAAGGTCAGGTGAAGTATATATGGAGACAAAAGCTGAGCTTGAAAAAGCTATAGAATCATCAAAGGTCGTAGACAAAATAAATGTACTGTCAGATTCTATAATGGAGATAACATCACAAACAAATCTTCTAGCATTAAATGCAGCAATTGAAGCTGCAAGAGCAGGGGAAGCTGGAAAAGGTTTTTCAGTTGTAGCGGAGGAAATAAGAAAGCTTGCTGAAGAATCTACAAATGCGGTAGCTGAAATTCAAAGTATAACAAGTAATGTAACAAAGTCAGTAGAGAATCTTTCTGAAAATGCAAATAAGCTATTAGATTTCATGGAAACAGATGTAGCAAGGGATTATAGTAATATAGTTGATATTTCAGAACAATACAGCAAAGATGCCGATTTTATTGATTCACTTGTTTCAAATTTTAGTGCGACTTCAGAGGAACTTTTAGCGTCTTTAGGAAGTGTGCTAGAAGCCATTGATTCAGTTGCAAGTGCA
- a CDS encoding TetR/AcrR family transcriptional regulator, translated as MSKIKIREPRQARSIEKKRKIAQAGIKLFREKGFHHTNTNEIAKEAGVSTGIVYHYFQDKKAILLAAIDEIIPKFDVKILEELHLSKDKKILQGFLSDIIDKVVQFHKTFKSCHEEFEAMRHSDPDVGKHMNQFKDNLLCKIADTLPALGFDISNPHEKLDMIYDMIDHYCHSVVVHKRDKVNYDDMKILIVKNILILSDLDAQFFE; from the coding sequence ATGTCTAAAATTAAAATAAGAGAACCACGTCAAGCACGTTCAATAGAAAAAAAAAGAAAAATTGCACAAGCAGGAATAAAGCTATTCCGCGAAAAAGGTTTCCATCATACCAATACCAATGAAATTGCAAAAGAAGCTGGTGTCTCTACAGGAATTGTCTATCATTATTTTCAAGATAAGAAAGCAATTCTTTTAGCAGCTATAGATGAGATAATTCCTAAGTTTGATGTCAAAATACTTGAAGAATTACATTTATCCAAAGATAAAAAGATATTACAAGGTTTTCTGTCTGACATTATAGACAAGGTCGTTCAATTTCATAAAACGTTCAAGTCGTGTCATGAAGAATTTGAAGCTATGCGACATTCAGACCCAGATGTAGGAAAACATATGAATCAGTTTAAAGATAATCTTTTATGTAAAATTGCAGATACCTTGCCAGCACTTGGTTTTGACATTTCTAATCCACATGAAAAATTAGATATGATATATGATATGATAGACCACTACTGTCATTCAGTAGTGGTCCATAAACGTGATAAAGTAAATTATGATGATATGAAAATTCTTATTGTAAAAAACATATTAATTCTATCAGATTTGGATGCACAATTCTTTGAATAA